A DNA window from Coffea arabica cultivar ET-39 chromosome 6c, Coffea Arabica ET-39 HiFi, whole genome shotgun sequence contains the following coding sequences:
- the LOC113691330 gene encoding two-component response regulator ARR9-like isoform X1 — MVMAAAESQFHVLAVDDSIIDRKLIERLLKTSSYRAVTTVDSGSKALEFLGLLGEEDHGNPNQPCICTNHSQEVAVNLVITDYCMPGMTGYDLLKRIKESSSLRNIPVVIMSSENVPSRISRCLQEGAEEFFLKPVRLSDLNKLKTHMMKSKCKNHQMPENLEDPERPEESTATSSPSAETSEFQSPQSQPQLKQQQQQQQSQANNSNNNKRKAVEEGPSPDRARPRYSNDLTVVSN, encoded by the exons ATGGTTATGGCAGCAGCTGAGTCCCAGTTCCATGTTTTAGCAGTTGATGACAGCATAATTGATAGAAAACTGATTGAGAGACTCCTCAAGACCTCTTCTTATCGAG CAGTTACAACAGTGGATTCCGGGAGTAAAGCTCTGGAATTTCTGGGATTGCTTGGAGAAGAAGACCACGGCAATCCAAATCAGCCTTGTATCTGTACTAATCACAGCCAG GAAGTGGCAGTAAATCTTGTCATCACAGATTATTGTATGCCTGGGATGACAGGTTATGATTTGCTAAAGAGAATCAAG GAATCTTCATCTCTGAGAAACATACCGGTTGTCATAATGTCATCTGAGAATGTCCCTTCAAGAATCAGCAG ATGTCTACAGGAAGGGGCAGAGGAATTTTTTCTTAAGCCAGTGAGGTTGTCAGATTTGAACAAGCTCAAAACCCATATGATGAAAAGCAAGTGCAAGAATCATCAAATGCCAGAAAACCTAGAAGATCCAGAAAGGCCAGAAGAATCAACAGCAACATCATCACCATCAGCAGAAACTTCAGAGTTTCAGTCACCACAATCACAACCACAGCtaaagcagcagcagcagcagcaacaatCACAGgctaataatagtaataataacaaGAGGAAGGCTGTTGAAGAAGGGCCGTCCCCAGATAGAGCAAGGCCAAGATACAGCAATGACCTAACTGTGGTCTCTAATTGA
- the LOC113691330 gene encoding two-component response regulator ARR9-like isoform X2 produces MVMAAAESQFHVLAVDDSIIDRKLIERLLKTSSYRVTTVDSGSKALEFLGLLGEEDHGNPNQPCICTNHSQEVAVNLVITDYCMPGMTGYDLLKRIKESSSLRNIPVVIMSSENVPSRISRCLQEGAEEFFLKPVRLSDLNKLKTHMMKSKCKNHQMPENLEDPERPEESTATSSPSAETSEFQSPQSQPQLKQQQQQQQSQANNSNNNKRKAVEEGPSPDRARPRYSNDLTVVSN; encoded by the exons ATGGTTATGGCAGCAGCTGAGTCCCAGTTCCATGTTTTAGCAGTTGATGACAGCATAATTGATAGAAAACTGATTGAGAGACTCCTCAAGACCTCTTCTTATCGAG TTACAACAGTGGATTCCGGGAGTAAAGCTCTGGAATTTCTGGGATTGCTTGGAGAAGAAGACCACGGCAATCCAAATCAGCCTTGTATCTGTACTAATCACAGCCAG GAAGTGGCAGTAAATCTTGTCATCACAGATTATTGTATGCCTGGGATGACAGGTTATGATTTGCTAAAGAGAATCAAG GAATCTTCATCTCTGAGAAACATACCGGTTGTCATAATGTCATCTGAGAATGTCCCTTCAAGAATCAGCAG ATGTCTACAGGAAGGGGCAGAGGAATTTTTTCTTAAGCCAGTGAGGTTGTCAGATTTGAACAAGCTCAAAACCCATATGATGAAAAGCAAGTGCAAGAATCATCAAATGCCAGAAAACCTAGAAGATCCAGAAAGGCCAGAAGAATCAACAGCAACATCATCACCATCAGCAGAAACTTCAGAGTTTCAGTCACCACAATCACAACCACAGCtaaagcagcagcagcagcagcaacaatCACAGgctaataatagtaataataacaaGAGGAAGGCTGTTGAAGAAGGGCCGTCCCCAGATAGAGCAAGGCCAAGATACAGCAATGACCTAACTGTGGTCTCTAATTGA